The Panicum hallii strain FIL2 chromosome 9, PHallii_v3.1, whole genome shotgun sequence genome has a window encoding:
- the LOC112877077 gene encoding uncharacterized protein LOC112877077 yields the protein MDIMVCEICGSGSRPDLIANCARCNAYEHLYCMQELTYVIPHEWYCAGCQEYANGCPKPSQGGQTELQNPWHGCDKLKERETVKLNLSHSNVAHQIDPRSSNKFGNAKVKFISSEEVASLSRERPPYVRSRFAVRPSKVHPSSPPNTKHSSNLKCVSPSRSDTQVQTLKRCAAANHDQMKIEHRSYFATQQRPAHPASPPNVKQPSNMKSISPSRSDMQVQALRRCAAASRDQAKIEGRPDFAMPQRQVHPASPPHAKRLSNMKCISPSRTETQVHTMKRSAANCQDQAKIDDISMKRDTRSGGSMPTIHRCRTSELVKVKVDSMSEARETKIVKAHKGEINSETEDEPREMGTLCALDGDSVSKSETESLNQSRDVLLSIDSSVEYTRRPPPAICWMGCFHVLDAGANLNLGEFKAQFPSKVSSKVYDIVKMIPNNLQLQLLPRMNDWPKSFEISNPVYEDIGLFFFSNEHDGHEKHSYLLEASSNYVLRAYIDGIKLLIYSSEVLPPDSQWIDGESYLWGIFVRSKGKSDPQLFGSTTT from the exons ATG GACATCATGGTGTGTGAGATATGTGGCAGTGGTAGCAGGCCCGATCTTATTGCAAACTGTGCTCGGTGCAATGCTTATGAGCACCT TTATTGTATGCAGGAGTTGACATATGTGATTCCACATGAATGGTATTGTGCTGGATGCCAGGAATATGCTAACGGGTGCCCAAAACCTAGTCAAG GTGGGCAAACTGAGCTCCAAAACCCATGGCATGGTTGTGATAAGCTGAAGGAAAGGGAAACTGTGAAGTTGAACCTCAGTCACAGCAATGTGGCGCATCAAATTGATCCCAGATCTTCAAATAAATTTGGAAATGCTAAAGTGAAATTCATTTCTTCTGAAGAAGTGGCATCATTGAGTAGAGAGAGGCCACCGTATGTTAGGTCAAGGTTTGCTGTGCGGCCAAGTAAGGTTCACCCGTCATCTCCTCCAAATACAAAACACTCATCCAATTTGAAGTGTGTATCCCCCAGCAGGAGTGACACACAAGTGCAAACCCTGAAACGATGTGCTGCTGCAAATCATGATCAAATGAAAATTGAGCATAGGTCATATTTTGCTACTCAGCAAAGACCGGCTCATCCTGCATCTCCTCCAAACGTGAAGCAGCCATCCAATATGAAATCAATATCCCCCAGTAGGAGTGACATGCAAGTGCAAGCCCTGAGACGATGTGCTGCTGCAAGTCGTGATCAGGCAAAGATTGAGGGAAGGCCAGATTTTGCCATGCCGCAAAGACAAGTTCATCCTGCATCTCCACCACATGCGAAACGGTTGTCAAATATGAAGTGCATATCCCCCAGTAGGACTGAAACGCAAGTGCATACAATGAAACGATCTGCTGCTAACTGTCAGGATCAGGCGAAGATTGATGACATAAGCATGAAACGGGACACAAGATCTGGTGGTTCCATGCCTACAATTCACAGATGTAGAACAAGTGAACTGGTTAAAGTAAAAGTTGACTCTATGTCTGAAGCTAGAGAAACGAAGATAGTGAAAGCACATAAAGGAGAAATTAACTCTGAGACTGAGGATGAGCCTAGGGAAATGGGAACATTATGTGCTTTAG ACGGTGATTCTGTAAGCAAATCTGAAACGGAGAGTCTGAACCAGAGTAGAGACGTGCTACTCTCCATCGATTCAAGTGTGGAGTACACAAGACGCCCACCACCTGCAATTTGTTGGAT gggatgctttcatgtctTGGATGCTGGAGCAAATCTTAATCTTGGTGAATTTAAAGCCCAGTTTCCATCAAAAGTGTCATCCAAGGTTTATGATATTGTCAAGATGATACCTAATAATCTACAGTTGCAGTTATTACCTCGAATGAATGACTGGCCAAAGTCTTTTGAGATTAGCAATCCGGTTTATGAAGACATTGGCTTATTCTTCTTTTCTAATGAACATGATGG GCATGAAAAGCACTCTTATTTATTAGAAGCCTCCAGCAATTATGTTCTAAGGGCATATATTGATGGCATAAAGTTGTTGATATATTCCTCGGAAGTGCTTCCGCCTGATTCTCAGT GGATAGATGGTGAGAGCTACTTATGGGGGATTTTTGTAAGATCGAAGGGAAAGAGCGATCCTCAGCTATTCGGTTCAACCACTACATGA
- the LOC112875515 gene encoding nucleolar complex protein 3 homolog: MGKRSGSKRKDKNKVILPPELPPEVDDDAVDVSDEDIEFYSRNEFHHFDQEPIDRYVKRTAGDEAEVERLYEEREKRKALRRPREENDDLEVDPVDALPIKNLQGELVYNRAKKARSEENTGSTKSQENGADAKQGINKDEQTGKSKNKKGGDKVKNTQSHIEVPKGKLHSDVLEEVKEELSAEELFEKKKAQLAELGMAMLEEPESNIRSLNDMLSISNDKDQKVVKLGLMSLLAVFKDIIPSYRIRQLTEKELAVEVSKEVKKTRYYEYTLIRCYKAYLQKLISLEKQPHFYSVAVRCMCALLDTAPHFNFRESLLASVAKNLSSSDDVVRKMCCETIRSVFINEGKHRGEATIEAVRLIADHVKLNDCQLHPDSIEVFLSLRFDEDLGEDETEEQKVKPKKNKHRQNQEAPKPLPVSDKKKTRRELISKAREEVDADLRAVSFTLDPKERKGIQRETLSALFETYFRILKHSMSTSNLRSKANIVSPGASHPLLAPCLEGLGKFSHLIDLDFMGELIACLKKLSGYSDRQDGTPHDNTLSVSERMQCCIVAFKVWRSNLEALNVDLQDFFVQLYNLILEYRPDRDRGEVLADALKTLLWEGKQQDMLRAAAFIKRLATFALSFGSAEAIAALVTLKHLLQKNSKCRNMLENDSGGGSLSCLVAKYNPEAKDPYLSGGLASVLWELSLLEKHYDISVSSMASNILSMATLNPTQNPVPILNVNPLEAYRDLSIERELSKPASKALSLNLKKRRRGKEFVALNPEVLRKADCSVDKQELEEKLQSHFAVLRGISENERLRAELNHTLSSINMYKEYKKQKKKNMKSKIIRKKVARV, from the exons ATGGGGAAGAGGAGCGGCAGCAAGAGGAAGGACAAGAACAAGGTCATCCTCCCGCCGGAGCTGCCGCCGGAGGTCGACGACGACGCTGTTGATGTCTCCGATGAAGACATCGAGTTCTACAGCCGCAACGAATTCCACCACTTCGACCAGGAGCCCATCGACAG GTATGTCAAGAGGAccgccggcgacgaggccgAGGTCGAGCGCCTCTATGAAGAGCGCGAGAAGAGGAAGGCCTTGAGGCGGCCCCGGGAGGAGAATGACGATTTGGAGGTGGACCCCGTGGACGCGCTCCCCATCAAGAACCTGCAAGGGGAGCTCGTCTACAATAGAG CAAAGAAAGCAAGGTCTGAAGAAAATACTGGCAGTACGAAGTCTCAAGAGAATGGTGCAGATGCCAAGCAGGGTATTAACAAAGATGAACAAACAGGCAAATCTAAGAACAAAAAGGGAGGTGACAAAGTGAAAAATACACAATCTCACATTGAAGTTCCAAAGGGGAAACTACACTCAGATGTGCTG GAAGAAGTGAAGGAGGAGCTTTCAGCTGAGGAGTTATTCGAAAAAAAGAAAGCGCAACTTGCTGAATTGGGGATGGCTATGCTTGAAGAGCCTGAGTCGAATATTAGATCTCTGAATGATATGTTaagcataagcaatgacaaaGACCAAAAAGTTGTTAAACTTGGTCTGATGTCCTTGCTTGCTGTGTTTAAGGACATTATTCCAAG TTATCGGATTAGGCAGCTAACAGAAAAGGAGCTAGCAGTAGAAGTTTCAAAAGAAGTGAAGAAAACTAGATATTATGAATACACACTTATCCGCTGCTACAAG GCATATCTACAGAAACTGATATCATTGGAGAAGCAACCCCACTTTTATTCTGTTGCTGTTCGATGCATGTGCGCTTTATTAGATACAGCTCCACATTTTAACTTCCGTGAAAGCCTATTGGCCAGTGTGGCAAAAAATTTAAGCTCCTCAGACGATGTAGTAAG GAAAATGTGTTGTGAAACAATAAGATCAGTATTTATAAACGAAGGAAAACACCGTGGCGAGGCAACAATTGAAGCTGTAAGGTTGATTGCAGATCATGTGAAGCTTAATGATTGCCAGCTCCATCCCGATAGCATTGAG GTCTTCCTGTCTTTGAGATTTGATGAAGATCTTGGAGAAGATGAAACCGAGGAGCAAAAGGTGAAACCAAAAAAGAATAAACATCGGCAAAATCAGGAGGCCCCAAAGCCATTGCCAGTTAGTGATAAGAAGAAAACCAGACGGGAACTGATCTCAAAAGCTAGAGAGGAG GTTGATGCAGATCTTAGGGCGGTTTCCTTCACCCTTGATCCCAAGGAGAGAAAAGGGATACAAAGAGAAACACTTTCTGCTCTCTTTGAGACGTACTTCCGcattttgaagcatagcatgaGCACTTCAAATTTAAG GTCCAAGGCCAATATTGTCTCCCCCGGTGCCTCACACCCATTACTCGCTCCATGCTTGGAGGGTTTAGGAAAATTTTCACATTTAATTGATTTGGATTTCATGGGTGAACTTATTGCTTGCCTCAAGAAGCTTTCTGGGTATAGCGACCGTCAGGATGGAACACCTCATGATAACACACTGTCCGTCTCAGAACGCATGCAATGCTGCATAGTTGCCTTTAAAGTCTGGAGGAGCAACCTTGAGGCATTgaatgtagacctgcaggattTCTTTGTACAACTCTATAACCTCATACTGGAGTATCGTCCTGACAG GGATCGTGGTGAGGTGTTGGCAGATGCTCTGAAGACACTCCTTTGGGAAGGCAAGCAGcaggatatgctaagagctgCTGCTTTCATAAAACGTTTGGCCACATTTGCTCTCTCATTTGGCTCTGCAGAAGCCATTGCAG CGTTAGTCACACTGAAGCATCTCCTGCAAAAGAATAGCAAGTGTCGTAACATGTTGGAAAATGATTCCGGTGGCGGTTCTCTGTCTTGCTTAGTTGCG AAATACAACCCTGAGGCTAAAGATCCATATCTGAGTGGCGGACTCGCGTCAGTTCTTTGGGAGCTCAGCCTCCTAGAGAAGCACTATGATATCTCTGTTTCTTCAATGGCTTCGAATATCTTGAGTATGGCAACTTTGAATCCCACCCAGAACCCCGTTCCGATTTTGAATGTGAACCCCCTTGAAGCATATAGAGACTTGTCAATCGAACGGGAATTATCAAAGCCAGCCAGCAAAGCACTGTCACTGAATCTCAAAAAGAGGCGGCGTGGTAAGGAATTTGTTGCGCTAAACCCAGAGGTGCTTCGGAAGGCAGATTGCTCAGTGGATAAACAAGAGCTCGAAGAGAAGTTACAGAGCCATTTTGCAGTACTAAGAGGTATCTCAGAGAATGAGAGGTTGCGGGCTGAGTTGAACCACACATTGTCATCCATAAACATGTACAAGGAGTacaagaagcagaagaagaaaaaCATGAAATCAAAGATTATTAGGAAAAAAGTAGCAAGGGTTTAG
- the LOC112875518 gene encoding ninja-family protein 6, which produces MASRDFLGAFGGGAGRAGSEGARPHPEDAACGAGAGESDDIELSLGLSLGGRFGTEAKRPRLARSSSIASVCSVSSLDGDADPSPAAPLPLLRTSSLPTETEEERWRRREMQSRRRLEARRKRVERRNSMGSSFLPSAPPKPAGEAPPAANGVQLRRSVGSQGSTSVSTTEQGIGGSAVCQSTDAKSPSTSDNTNQNNMLPPPTKAAEKPQNGTSTEQPRLRTLGSLTTRTSSCSDIRKIMMEDMPMVSSKVEGPNARRIDGFLYRYKKGEDVRIVCVCHGSFLTPAEFVKHAGGGDVCNPLRHIVVNPSPFS; this is translated from the exons ATGGCGTCCAGGGACTTCCTGGGCGCCTTCGGCGGGGGAGCTGGCCGCGCCGGGAGCGAGGGGGCGCGGCCCCACCCGGAGGATGCGGCatgcggcgcgggcgcgggcgagTCGGACGACATCGAGCTCAGCCTCGGCCTCTCCCTCGGAGGTCGCTTCGGCACCGAGGCCAAGCGCCCGCGCCTCGCGCGCTCCTCCTCCATCGCCTCCGTCTGCTCCGTCTCCTCCCTCGACGGGGACGccgacccatccccggccgcgccgctgccgctgctgcgCACCAGCTCGCTGCCCACCGAGACCGAGGAGGAGCGCTGGCGCCGCCGCGAGATGCAGAGCCGACGCCGCCTCGAGGCGCGACGGAAGCGCGTCGAGCGCCggaactccatgggctcctcttTCCTGCCCTCGGCGCCGCCCAAgcccgccggcgaggcgccgcccgccgccaacGGCGTGCAGCTCAGGAGGTCCGTCGGCTCGCAGGGGAGCACCTCTGTCAGCACCACGGAGCAAG GTATTGGTGGTAGCGCAGTTTGCCAGTCCACAGATGCAAAGAGTCCATCAACCTCGGATAATACAAATCAAAATAACATGCTTCCTCCTCCAACCAAAGCGGCTGAGAAGCCACAAAATGGCACTTCCACAGAGCAACCTCGGCTGCGGACGCTTGGGTCCCTGACAACGAGAACGAGCAGCTGCAGTGATATCAGGAAGATCATGATGGAGGACATGCCAATGGTCTCATCCAAGGTGGAAGGTCCTAATGCCAGGAGGATCGATGGCTTCCTGTACAGGTACAAGAAAGGCGAGGATGTGAGGATAGTCTGCGTCTGCCATGGTAGCTTCCTCACTCCTGCAGAGTTTGTGAAGCACGCTGGCGGCGGTGATGTATGCAACCCGCTAAGGCATATCGTGGTCAACCCATCGCCGTTCTCATGA
- the LOC112875517 gene encoding ras GTPase-activating protein-binding protein 1-like, with protein sequence MAGQAGNPANHHISPHVISSAFVQQYYNILHEQPDQVHKFYQESSILGRPESNGTMVDVTTLGNINEKIMSMDFRNCLTEIETADAQLSHRDGVLIVVTGSLTSDEGVCRRFTQSFFLAPQEAGGYFVLNDVFRFISERKPAEINQVGTQENGSGQNGMSASETCSALPEPTAEPEPTPADRSVMSDHVTAESIVTERQISNPSVNGTAVENNVNVEPPVQVVKEDPKKAPVAASPPPAPTQTDVTKKSYASIVKDMKEGPLTLPVAKTTPSVAKQKPAPKPVPKAVEGLEKPSAKPAQANETNDIIVTQNNSSRNEQGYSIFVKNLPFSANVEIVEEEFKKFGAIKPGGVQVRHNKTDRFVFGFVEYESQQSMQAAIEASPIHMEEKEVCIEAKRTNSRGGRFQSGRGVFHGDNFRGRGGGYMDNASYRGGDNFNRRNDGENYNRRNEGESYNRRNEGEIYNRRNDGENYNRRNDGDNYNRRNDGDNYNRRNDGENYNRRNDGGENFNRRNDGGENFNRRNDGGENFNRRNDGGENFNRRNNFRNQNEFSGRGRGPPPPGNGYHQNGNGIHPARPFQNGNGRFGRVNGPKQSAVAA encoded by the exons ATGGCAGGGCAAGCAGGGAACCCAGCAAACCATCATATAAGTCCCCACGTG ATAAGTAGCGCTTTTGTTCAGCAATATTACAACATTCTACATGAGCAACCAGATCAAGTGCACAAGTTTTACCAAGAATCAAGTATACTTGGTCGACCAGAGTCCAATGGAACCATGGTGGATGTAACCACCCTTGGT AACATCAATGAAAAAATTATGTCTATGGACTTCAGGAACTGCTTAACAGAGATAGAGACGGCGGATGCGCAGTTATCTCACAGGGATGGGGTGCTCATTGTTGTTACTGGATCCTTGACTTCAGATGAAGGTGTCTGCCGTAGGTTTACCCAGTCGTTCTTCCTAGCTCCGCAAGAAGCTGGTGGCTATTTTGTTCTCAACGATGTGTTCAGGTTTATATCAGAAAGGAAACCTGCTGAGATTAACCAAGTTGGTACTCAAGAAAATGGAAGTGGTCAGAATGGTATGTCTGCATCTGAAACATGTTCAGCATTACCAGAACCTACAGCTGAACCAGAACCTACTCCAGCTGACAGGAGTGTGATGTCGGACCATGTGACAGCTGAGAGTATTGTCACGGAGAGGCAAATTAGCAATCCCTCTGTTAATGGAACTGCTGTTGAAAATAATGTTAATGTTGAGCCACCTGTGCAAGTGGTCAAAGAGGATCCCAAAAAGGCCCCAGTCGCTGCTTCTCCCCCTCCTGCTCCAACTCAGACAGATGTTACTAAGAAATCTTATGCATCCATT GTGAAGGACATGAAGGAGGGCCCACTGACTCTACCAGTTGCCAAAACAACTCCATCAGTTGCCAAACAAAAGCCAGCTCCTAAGCCAGTGCCCAAGGCTGTCGAAGGTCTGGAAAAACCCTCTGCGAAACCTGCCCAGGCTAATGAAACCAATGATATAATTGTTACCCAAAACAACTCTTCTCGCAATG AGCAAGGCTATTCAATTTTTGTCAAGAATTTGCCTTTCAGTGCTAATGTTGAAATAGTCGAGGAGGAATTTAAGAAATTTGGCGCTATAAAGCCAGGTGGCGTCCAAGTCCGGCACAATAAG ACTGATCGTTTTGTCTTTGGCTTTGTCGAGTATGAGTCCCAGCAGTCTATGCAAGCAGCAATTGAG GCATCTCCAATTCATATGGAGGAGAAAGAAGTCTGTATTGAGGCGAAAAGGACAAATTCACGAG GTGGCCGTTTCCAATCTGGCAGGGGAGTGTTCCATGGCGATAACTTCAGGGGACGTGGCGGCGGCTATATGGACAATGCAAGCTATAGAGGTGGTGACAACTTCAACCGCAGGAATGATGGTGAGAACTACAACCGCAGGAATGAAGGCGAGAGCTACAACCGCAGGAACGAAGGGGAGATCTACAACCGCAGGAACGATGGGGAGAACTACAACCGCAGGAACGATGGGGACAACTACAACCGCAGGAATGATGGCGATAACTACAACCGCAGGAATGACGGCGAGAACTACAACAGAAGGAATGATGGCGGAGAGAACTTCAACCGCAGGAATGACGGCGGAGAGAACTTCAACCGCAGGAATGATGGTGGAGAGAACTTCAACCGCAGAAACGACGGTGGTGAGAACTTCAACCGCAGGAACAACTTCAGAAATCAGAATGAGTTCTCTGGTCGCGGACGGGGGCCTCCTCCACCAGGTAATGGTTATCACCAGAACGGGAATGGTATCCACCCAGCTCGACCCTTCCAGAATGGGAACGGGAGGTTTGGCCGCGTCAATGGCCCTAAGCAATCAGCAGTTGCTGCGTAG
- the LOC112872671 gene encoding uncharacterized protein LOC112872671 yields MATPAAAEGGRKQYVLRSLHDPYYVFGSVDRLDSEYLVLQENSRSTVRSSVERERPQRGDQRIRRQGLRPWPGHHSRLSSQASSQYRKASGVTRPGFLASMASVPTATPVPEPGPRRPKLWLWSKGCWQWQCLHTASDPFLLGKQEAARI; encoded by the exons ATGGCaaccccggcggcggcggaggggggcaGGAAGCAGTACGTGCTGCGGTCGCTGCACGACCCCTACTACGTGTTCGGATCCGTCGACCGCCTTGATAGCGAGTACCTCGTCCTGCAAG AAAACTCGAGGTCTACGGTGAGGTCGAGTGTGGAGAGGGAGAGGCCGCAGAGAGGCGATCAGCGGATCAGGCGACAAGGACTCAGGCCGTGGCCGG GCCATCATTCTCGTCTTTCATCCCAGGCTTCGTCACAGTACAGGAAGGCGTCTGGCGTTACTCGGCCAGGATTCCTCGCGTCGATGGCGTCGGTGCCGACCGCTACCCCGGTCCCGGAGCCCGGACCACGGCGACCGAAGTTATGGCTCTGGTCCAAGGGCTGCTGGCAATGGCAATGCCTGCACACAG CAAGTGATCCATTCCTTTTGGGGAAGCAAGAGGCGGCAAGAATATAA